A DNA window from Methylobacterium sp. NMS14P contains the following coding sequences:
- a CDS encoding BLUF domain-containing protein: MSDLYRLVYASKNLLQGPEPEAAAAVRQILDASRRNNAALDVTGALMFNAGAFAQVLEGPRRGVEATFERIQRDLRHDDVTVLQCGPAESRGFANWSMAFVGASRSGQARFSGLATESGFDLARLDGDRVFAMLHGLVLEEEGLPAVETAAAPVPAESGPEPRAVSGLDVAQVRAEIARLRPEPAPPVAAPPPVAPDRAPPAEPAPRRPIGTRGATEAALSVLKAALASERQRTTDLRAEIDALRVALAASEDGLEALRDERDLWAGRAGLLARTLAQEADGVRAAAPVETGDRPPALRETRAA, translated from the coding sequence ATGAGCGACCTCTACCGCCTCGTCTACGCCAGCAAGAACCTGCTCCAGGGCCCTGAGCCGGAGGCGGCGGCCGCGGTCCGGCAGATCCTGGACGCGTCCCGGCGGAACAACGCCGCGCTCGACGTGACCGGCGCCCTGATGTTCAACGCGGGCGCCTTCGCGCAGGTGCTCGAGGGCCCGCGGCGGGGCGTCGAGGCGACCTTCGAGCGGATCCAGCGCGACCTGCGGCACGACGACGTCACGGTCCTGCAGTGCGGCCCGGCCGAGAGCCGCGGCTTCGCGAACTGGTCGATGGCGTTCGTGGGCGCGTCGCGCAGCGGTCAGGCCCGTTTCAGCGGCCTCGCGACCGAGAGCGGGTTCGACCTCGCGCGGCTCGACGGCGACCGGGTCTTCGCCATGCTGCACGGCCTCGTTCTCGAGGAGGAGGGCCTCCCGGCCGTCGAGACCGCCGCCGCACCCGTCCCGGCGGAGAGCGGGCCCGAGCCGCGCGCGGTGTCCGGGCTCGACGTCGCGCAGGTGCGCGCCGAGATCGCGCGGCTGCGCCCGGAACCCGCGCCGCCGGTCGCCGCGCCGCCGCCTGTCGCGCCGGACCGGGCGCCGCCGGCCGAGCCGGCCCCGCGCCGGCCGATCGGGACGCGCGGCGCGACCGAGGCCGCCCTCAGCGTGCTCAAGGCGGCGCTGGCGAGCGAGCGGCAGCGCACGACCGACCTGCGGGCGGAGATCGACGCCCTGCGCGTCGCGCTGGCCGCGTCCGAGGACGGTCTCGAGGCGCTGCGCGACGAGCGGGACCTGTGGGCCGGGCGGGCCGGCCTGCTCGCCCGCACCCTGGCGCAGGAGGCCGACGGTGTGCGGGCCGCCGCACCGGTCGAAACGGGCGATCGGCCTCCGGCGCTGCGCGAGACGCGCGCCGCCTGA
- a CDS encoding putative bifunctional diguanylate cyclase/phosphodiesterase, with translation MRPDPQPARPPLRDAGFPIPPGRDAAREPLVPYLDAVRQGLLMIDRAGTVVAASAPARRLLESLTVAPLIGAAALPLLRALRDGSAPARRATLRALRGALARRQPALFEVRRRDHTVQVELHPLAEGGWVVTLEDVSTRKATEARADAMARLDPLTGLPNRLLLRERLAEALERLARSGECCALLLIDLDRFKPVNDTLGHPIGDALLATVADRLRSTVQATDTVARIGGDEFVILQAGIRDAAGTQALARRVVDLIGRTYMVEGHLLTIGASVGVALAPADGTDADRLLKNADLALYRAKLDGRGTYRFFEPEMDARMQARRKLELDMRQALARREFQLHYQPQMQLASGTLIGCEALIRWRHPDRGLVSPLDFIPLAEEIGLIVPIGEWVVRQACRDAVTWPDPMSVAVNVSPAQFKSDRLVETIISALAGSGLPARRLEVEITEGVLLQENDRTLQTLHRLRELGVRVSMDDFGTGYSSLSYLRSFPFDKIKIDRSFVKDLTSKPDGEAIIRAIAGLGKSLGMTTVAEGVETSEQMQRIRLEGCTDVQGYLISKPVPAEDLRQVFAAFPQA, from the coding sequence ATGCGCCCGGATCCCCAGCCCGCCCGCCCGCCGCTCCGGGACGCGGGGTTCCCGATCCCGCCCGGGCGGGACGCGGCGCGCGAGCCCCTGGTCCCCTATCTCGACGCGGTCCGGCAGGGCCTCCTGATGATCGACCGCGCCGGGACGGTCGTGGCGGCGAGCGCGCCGGCGCGGCGGCTCCTGGAGAGCCTGACGGTCGCGCCGCTGATCGGCGCCGCCGCGCTGCCGCTGCTGCGGGCCCTGCGCGACGGGAGCGCCCCCGCGCGGCGCGCGACCCTGCGCGCCCTGCGCGGCGCGCTGGCCCGGCGGCAGCCCGCCCTGTTCGAGGTGCGGCGCCGGGACCACACGGTCCAGGTCGAGCTCCACCCCCTCGCGGAGGGCGGCTGGGTCGTCACCCTGGAGGATGTCAGCACCCGGAAGGCCACCGAGGCCCGGGCCGACGCGATGGCGCGGCTCGACCCGCTCACCGGCCTGCCGAATCGCCTGCTCCTGCGCGAGCGCCTCGCCGAAGCGCTGGAGCGCCTCGCGCGCTCGGGCGAGTGCTGCGCCCTGCTGCTCATCGACCTCGACCGGTTCAAGCCGGTCAACGACACCCTCGGCCACCCGATCGGGGACGCGCTCCTCGCGACGGTCGCCGACCGCCTGCGCTCGACGGTGCAGGCCACCGACACGGTGGCGCGGATCGGGGGCGACGAGTTCGTCATCCTGCAGGCCGGGATCCGCGACGCGGCCGGCACGCAGGCGCTCGCCCGCCGCGTCGTCGACCTGATCGGCCGGACCTACATGGTGGAGGGCCATCTCCTGACGATCGGCGCCAGCGTCGGCGTGGCGCTCGCCCCCGCGGACGGGACCGACGCCGACCGGCTCCTGAAGAACGCCGACCTCGCCCTGTACCGGGCCAAGCTCGACGGCCGCGGCACCTACCGGTTCTTCGAGCCGGAGATGGACGCGCGCATGCAGGCGCGCCGGAAGCTCGAGCTCGACATGCGCCAGGCGCTGGCCCGCCGGGAATTCCAGCTGCACTACCAGCCGCAGATGCAGCTCGCGAGCGGCACGCTGATCGGCTGCGAGGCCCTGATCCGGTGGCGCCATCCCGACCGCGGGCTGGTCTCGCCCCTCGACTTCATCCCGCTGGCCGAGGAGATCGGCCTCATCGTCCCGATCGGCGAGTGGGTCGTCCGTCAGGCCTGCCGCGACGCCGTGACCTGGCCGGACCCCATGTCGGTGGCGGTCAACGTCTCGCCCGCGCAGTTCAAGAGCGACCGGCTCGTGGAGACGATCATCTCGGCCCTGGCGGGTTCGGGGCTGCCGGCGCGGCGGCTCGAGGTCGAGATCACCGAGGGCGTGCTGCTGCAGGAGAACGACCGGACGCTCCAGACCCTGCACCGGCTGCGGGAACTCGGCGTGCGCGTCTCCATGGACGATTTCGGCACCGGCTACTCGTCGCTCAGCTACCTGCGCTCGTTCCCGTTCGACAAGATCAAGATCGACCGGTCCTTCGTGAAGGACCTGACCAGCAAGCCCGACGGCGAGGCGATCATCCGGGCCATCGCGGGGCTGGGGAAGAGCCTCGGCATGACCACCGTCGCGGAGGGCGTCGAGACGTCCGAGCAGATGCAGCGCATCCGGCTCGAGGGCTGCACCGACGTGCAGGGCTACCTGATCAGCAAGCCCGTTCCCGCGGAGGACCTGCGCCAGGTCTTCGCCGCCTTCCCGCAGGCCTGA
- a CDS encoding acetamidase/formamidase family protein — protein MPRHHEIPAVPETMVLGTFDAARPPVLRVASGDTVTLHAHPAGGRATLHPDPARVPADLLHALDTLPRGLGPHFMTGPVHVEGAEPGDMLQVDILDLRFRLDWGFVSILPLLGTLPDEFTDYETVHADIDAARGICRLPWGTELPLAPFFGILGTAPPAAWGPVGSAVPRAFGGNMDNKELTVGTTLYLPVFNAGGGFYAGDGHGVQGDGEVCVTALETGLTGTVRLTVREDLREARPFAETPTDLMSIGLHESLDEAMRQAVRGMIRLVCDRTPLTRNQAYMLCSLAGNLRITQTVDGNKGVHMLLPKAALATA, from the coding sequence ATGCCGCGCCACCACGAGATCCCCGCCGTCCCCGAGACCATGGTGCTCGGCACCTTCGACGCCGCGCGGCCGCCCGTGCTGAGGGTCGCGTCCGGCGACACCGTCACCCTGCACGCGCATCCCGCCGGCGGCCGGGCGACGCTCCACCCCGACCCGGCGCGGGTCCCGGCGGACCTGCTGCACGCCCTCGACACCCTGCCGCGCGGTCTGGGACCGCACTTCATGACCGGGCCGGTCCACGTCGAGGGTGCCGAGCCCGGCGACATGCTGCAGGTCGACATCCTCGACCTCAGGTTCCGGCTCGACTGGGGCTTCGTGTCGATCCTGCCGCTGCTCGGCACCCTGCCGGACGAGTTCACCGATTACGAGACCGTCCACGCCGACATCGACGCGGCGCGCGGCATCTGCCGCCTGCCCTGGGGGACGGAGCTGCCCCTCGCCCCGTTCTTCGGCATCCTCGGGACCGCCCCGCCGGCCGCCTGGGGGCCGGTGGGCTCCGCGGTCCCGCGCGCCTTCGGCGGCAACATGGACAACAAGGAGCTGACGGTCGGCACGACCCTGTACCTGCCGGTCTTCAACGCCGGCGGCGGCTTCTACGCGGGCGACGGCCACGGCGTGCAGGGCGACGGCGAGGTCTGCGTCACCGCCCTGGAGACGGGGCTCACCGGGACCGTCCGGCTGACGGTGCGCGAGGATCTCCGGGAGGCGCGGCCCTTCGCCGAGACCCCGACCGACCTGATGTCGATCGGCCTCCACGAGAGCCTCGACGAGGCGATGCGGCAGGCGGTGCGCGGGATGATCCGCCTCGTCTGCGACCGGACGCCCCTCACCCGCAACCAGGCCTACATGCTGTGCTCCCTCGCCGGGAACCTGCGGATCACCCAGACGGTGGACGGCAACAAGGGCGTCCACATGCTGCTCCCGAAGGCCGCGCTCGCCACCGCCTGA